The DNA segment TACATTCCATTCGGAGTACTTAATTTATTGTGTGTATTCGATATTCTACTGTCGATGCTGTATTGTTTCCAAGCTGATTTGGAGCATTTCGGTCCCAAAAACACAATCATGATATTTCGGTTCCGCCACAACTATGACCACAAGGTCGTACAGAAAAACACTTACTcggacacaaacacacaagtTTATTGCAGCGGTAATCAGTCCTTCAGGTTAGCGTGGGGCCACCACATAGCCCAAAGGGACTGCTCATCCTGTACACTTTCCTGTTCGACGTGGCAATTTACGAAATAATTGTCTTAAAATACTTTGATATTtaacattcattttaaattaaacacttATTTGGATTAATAAGTGATTTATTAATGGATGCACCTCAGAAACAAGTTTATtccaattgtatttttaacgATCGTCAAGATTCTAGCTTGATCAGATTgaggtattattttcaaaatatacctaaaatactaaaaatatatgaaatattatatttggtatatcgatatagtaccacattcaaaatatactatagacgacacaatataccagattgtcggctaaagcaactaagatttttgattttactattttattattactattactattactattactattactattactattactattactattactattactattactattactattactattactattactattactattactattactattactattactattactattactattactattactattactattactattactattactattactattactattactattactattactattactattactattactattactattactattactattactattactattactattactattactattactattactattactattactattactattactattactattactattactattactattactattactactactattactattactattactattactattactattactattactattactattactattactattactattactattactattactattactattactattactattactattactattactattactattactattactattactattactattactattactattactattactattactattactattactattactattactattactattactattactattactattactattactattactattactattactattactattactattactattactattactattactattactattactattactattactattactattactattactattactattactattactattactattactattactattactattactattactattactattactattactattactattactactactattactattactattactattactattactattactattactattactattactattactattactactattactattactattactattactattactattactattactattactattactattactattactattactattactattactattactattactattactattactattactattactattactattactattactattactattactattactattactattactattactattactattactattactattactattactattactattactattactattactattactattactattactattactattactattactattactattactattactattactattactattactattactattactattactattactattactattactattactattactattactattactattactattactattactattactattactattactattactattactattactattactattactattactatttttCTTCAATTGCAGGATACTTTTATTCGGCAATTAGTCCAGTAATTTATTGGGCACTCAATAATAACACGCTACGACAATCGCCATGTGCTCCCATCATACGCCTGCGCTCTATGCAAAACTTTCTGCGTTCACGCTTTAGATCAAACACTGTACCGCCAGCAGCTTCTTCTACAAACGAGGCAGCACTGGGAGCTTTCAATCCGAAGTTAATTAAACTAACACCGAAGCAGTACAGAGCTCAGGCCTCCTCGCATTATCTTTACTAGTGTGAtactaaactaaaatttatatatgtacatatatgtataatgtattttttacTTTCAACTTCAAAAGCTTTTTacccataaaatattttctaatttttttctaaaGCTGATTACACTTAGAATACATAATAACTATAatgaaaacatatataaatttatgtaactaattattttcacaaaaatcatatttacataaatcaGTCGTTGGCGCGTCCCTTTTCCTTTACATCGTATAACACCAACGCCATAATTAAAAGCTATCTTTTGTCTACAATATCCGTATCACCAATTTCGAGAGGTGGGTAGTTGTATATgcttatgtatatgtaaatgtaaatgtaaatgtatatgtaaatgtaaatgtaaatgtatatgtaaatgtaaatgtatatgtatgtatatgtatatgtatatgtatatgtatgtatatgtatatgtatatgtatatatgtatatgtatatgtatatatgtatatgtatatgtatatgtatatgtatatgtatatgtatatatatgtatatgtatatgtatatgtatatgtatatgtatatgtatatgtatatgtatatgtatatgtatatgtatatgtatatgtatatgtatatgtatatgtatatgtatatgtatatgtatatgtatatgtatatgtatatgtatatgtatatgtatatgtatatgtatatgtatatgtatatgtatatgtatatgtatatgtatatgtatatgtatatgtatatgtatatgtatatgtatatgtatatgtatatgtatatgtatatgtatatgtatatgtatatgtatatgtatatatgtatatgtatatgtatatgtatatgtatatgtatatgtatatatatgtttatatttatatatatatatatatatatatatatatattataaatatatataaataaaaattaaaaaatatttgtaaaaaaaattaaaaaatatttgcaaaaaccAATCTTAgcgaaaccaaaaacaaatttaaagaacTAATCTAGTGATgtctttaaaattttgtttagtcACTAAGctgaatgaataaaaaaataattgtacaaTGTTCCTTCTCATAAATAAGCAATAAGTCAAGCTTTGCAATTCAAGCTACACACAAtctaaaatcaaataaaaataaggtTATTCAAATAAGAAACACTATTgacattgtttgtttttttatatcttatacatacatatgttgttattattgcccTTGGgtcaaaatgcatttaaatttatctatcACTTTCACCATACTATTATTctccttttattttaaattaggcAAGTTCACCTAGACATCCtgatttctaattttttttttaccgcCAAAAATTATTAGTATTCTTTGAGTTCAAATTAAGTACTAAAGCGCTGTTCCCATATGTGCGAAGTCGAGTTTTTTTCCGCGTAactctattaaaaatatatatatttaagagtATCGATACTCCGATACTAGAATGTATGAATGTCAAATTAGCAGTTCCACATGGAAAATAATTAACCTATTATTTCggaattaaaaaatgaaaaagaaagcaTCTGAGCATTTTCCCGTGAAAAGAAaagcattaattaatattgtggAGGCGCAAGACAAAGTATTGCAAACAAGTTGCAATAATATGTGCTAGGGATATTGTCGCCAATTTTATACCGGCTACCCATAGGgcagaagggtattattatGACTTTGGTACCAGCAGGAAATGAATGTAAACAGAAAGAAGGAAGGAaggaccctataaagtatatatatatgtatattcttgatcagccgAGATGATCTAGCAatgtcagtctgtctgtctgtccgtatgacacactggatctcagagactataagagatagatctataattttttcgacagcatttgttatgtttgcacgcagatcaagttttttttttttaatttttaccaCCCATTTttgcccccgcaaatcaagaCAATTCGCACTTTGGTTAGATTCGaactttggtatatacaataataactatagtaattgtgattcttGAAAAATTGGTTGTGATCACATAagaattgtcgaagttattgcAGAAATACTactgtatgggcaaaaacccCTACTTacagttgctttggctgacaatgtagtatattgtgccgtctgtggtatattttgaatgcagtactatataaatatatatttgagtatttttgtagcgtttttggtatattttgaaattattttgtttttattcaaaatgggtatatcacagtcaagcaccctcgactgtagctttaatatgcaaatgtttgagtgagaaatatattgtttttcaaCACGTTCAAAATTTTGCTCATCTGGGAACAGCGctttaatcaaaaataaatatttttgagtttttttttccctaatatatatatatatactaatatgatgtatatatatatgtatatattatatataatatgtatgacTTATTTTTGATAGGATTTAAGATCTAATAGAACTTTTtcacaaacaaaatttaataattgagcaaaaaataagataatagtcattataataatgataattattGGACAAGCCGTGAAGcaaataatcattattttttgaGCGAATTAGTAAAACTTAAAACCATGGTTCTAATATTAGATTTTGCCAATATTGAgcattgcatttcaatttaatgattatttctGGAGCTTTTTTcccatttcattaatttgtagctacagtattaaaaattataaacttgTGTAAACGAAAATAGAACAGATAGTTATTTCGGTGCACAGAAACTTAAGTTAGCATTTGATAAACCAGTACTATTGGTTGCAAAATTGGCCGACTATTCTAAGCAGATATACAATTTTGATTATACCGATTGTTCCCTtaacatttatgtatgtacacataaaaataatagccCACgcaatattataatattgttatCTATGCGTAgtttgcataaaaatcaaaatttatctACAGTGAGTGTAGGTTCTCTTCAATGTTCTCTCTTCAAGGAACCTTACcttaaattatatgttttattatggAGGAAGTTGAAGAGAAGCTACACAGGACGATACGTCTAAAATTACACACATCTCAATAGAATTAAATTACCCAATGCTAGATCTTAAGAATATCGAACACTGTTAAGACTTTTGTCTGAAAAGCATTTAACTGTTAAATAGCTTACGCTGACAGCCTATTTAACGGCAGGAAAAATCAATTGAGATTACTATACCATTAACTTTATAACTATACTAATATTTAGCATTATCATTTTGTACTCAaatctaaaaacaaaattaaaacgaGCATCTCTAAATGCTTTGAATATTCCACAACTAAACTGCGATTGAATTGTTTATTGGTGGGCGTCACTGgcaaataaagtatttttcaaCACAATTTATACGAAATAAGTTAAAGTTTTGATTCCTCGGTATATAATGTGccgtatataaataaattgccagTAATCTTCAACTAGAAGTTCATACCCAAGactaaatctaaaaatatcaaattcgGTATTGAAAATTAGTAgttgaattgaaatattattgcGCATTATTATGATggataaaagtaaaaaaaaaaaaagtatccTGTAACATTTGCCAAAAGCGTCAATATAATTTCCTGATCAAATCGCATAGTTTATtggcatacatacatagcacAAGGTTTCAAGAAAACTTATCGCATTAACTATAAGGTTGAACcaattttaattgctggcGCGCTTTGTGTGCAGTGCATGCTGTTGCATTCGTTTCTCGATTTCAGGTCTGAAGTGGCGAATAAGGCCTTGAACTGGCCATGCTGCCCCATCTCCCAAAGCGCAAATGGTATGCCCttctatttgttttgaaatcTCCCACAACATATCAATCTCAGCCGGTTGAGCGTCACCTTGAACAaacctttttttaaataatagttttgttaataacaaatttaaaaaataaaattactgtTACTAACCGCGTCATTATCTTATTCATCCACCCAATTCCTTCACGACAGGGTGTGCATTGACCACAACTTTCGTGTTTATAGAATGAGATCAATCGCGCAATCGCCTTGATCACATCTGTAGACTTGTCCATTACAATGATGGCTGCTGTTCCCAGTGACGTTTGTGCTGCAATCAAGCCGTCGAAGTCCATAATTACATCATCACACACTTGCTTTGGTATGATGGGTGTGGAAGAGCCACCAGGAATTACACCTAAAAGATTATCCCATCCACCAATGACACCGCCGCAATGACGTTCGATTAATTCCTTTAGTGGAATGGACATTTCTTCCTCCACTGTGCATGGTGTATTAACATGCCCAGAAATGTTAAATAGCTTTGTCCCGGAGTTTCGCGTACGACCAAAGCTAGCAAACCAGTTGCCACCACGACGACAAATTGTTGGTGCCACGGCAACGGTTTCAACATTAGTGACTGTGGTTGGGCAGCCAAAAAGACCCACATCAGCGGGAAATGGTGGCTTTAAGCGCGGCTTGCCCTGTTTACCTTCGAGTGACTCAATCAGAGCGGTCTCCTCGCCGCAAATGTAAGCTCCAGCGCCACGATGCATAAAAACGTCAAAGTCATAGCCAGTACCACAAGCGTCCTTGCCAATTAATCCGGCCTGATACGCTTCAGCAATAGCCAACTGCATGTTGGAAGCCTCATTATAAAACTCACcacgaatatatatatacgcgGCTTGAGCACCCATGGCTCGTCCAGCAATAAGACAGCCCTCAACAAGTTTATGTGGATCATGGCGCATAATCTCTCGATCTTTACACGTGCCAGGTTCACCTATTGGAAAGCGCACAATGTACAACCAATTTATCATATACAAAGTATTCTTACCCTCATCAGCATTCACCACAAGATATTTGGGTCGCCCATCGCCTGGCTTATTCATGAAGGACCACTTCATGCCACTTGGAAAACCAGCACCGCCACGACCACGAAGACCCGACGTCTTGATCTCATTAATGATCCAGTCAGGTCCTTTGAGCACAATCTCTTTGGTTTTATACCAATCCCCACGTTTCTGTGCGCCTCTCAAGCGCCAATCATGACGACCATAAAGGTTAGTAAAGATGCGATCCTCGTCAGATAGAGGCCCAAATTTGGTCTTCAATTGCGGGGGCGGAGTGCCTGGTGGTGGTGCTTGTGTGCTCTGCAGTCGGATCTGCACACTAGGCTGTAGAGCAGCCACtagaaataatgaaaaatgcgCAGAGCGTTCACAAGTTTGTTTTGATATGCGcaaaaattacataatttgttttactAATGCAAATGGAATTTGTCGGCTTGTTTATTGACAATGTATGCACAATGGTGAGAAgcccaaaatgaaatgaagcaCTTTCACAGACATATGCATCTAAAATGGGTTCTATTATTTACCAAATTGTGGTCTCGCTATTAGATTAAATCGCACAAGTGCAGCCATTTTCGGTAAAAATCGACTGACAGCTGTGTCTTGTCAGCGTTGCCACGTATTAGCATATTTCCTACAAGGCTGCCATATAAGAATAATTTGTTGTACcatattacacaaaaaaagtagaacatcaattacaaaaaaagacCAATTAAAGCGAAGTTGCCAGATAAGTTGTCAAATTTCTTCTGAActcgcaaaaacaaaaccgtccgcaataaattattgcatCATTTATAGCCTATTTTCACTGCACCCAAAACCTcggttttctttggttttttccCGTTCAGGCCGAATGTTACGTTCGCCCCATGTAAAAACCCATAAT comes from the Drosophila sulfurigaster albostrigata strain 15112-1811.04 chromosome 2L, ASM2355843v2, whole genome shotgun sequence genome and includes:
- the LOC133842543 gene encoding NADH dehydrogenase [ubiquinone] flavoprotein 1, mitochondrial codes for the protein MAALVRFNLIARPQFVAALQPSVQIRLQSTQAPPPGTPPPQLKTKFGPLSDEDRIFTNLYGRHDWRLRGAQKRGDWYKTKEIVLKGPDWIINEIKTSGLRGRGGAGFPSGMKWSFMNKPGDGRPKYLVVNADEGEPGTCKDREIMRHDPHKLVEGCLIAGRAMGAQAAYIYIRGEFYNEASNMQLAIAEAYQAGLIGKDACGTGYDFDVFMHRGAGAYICGEETALIESLEGKQGKPRLKPPFPADVGLFGCPTTVTNVETVAVAPTICRRGGNWFASFGRTRNSGTKLFNISGHVNTPCTVEEEMSIPLKELIERHCGGVIGGWDNLLGVIPGGSSTPIIPKQVCDDVIMDFDGLIAAQTSLGTAAIIVMDKSTDVIKAIARLISFYKHESCGQCTPCREGIGWMNKIMTRFVQGDAQPAEIDMLWEISKQIEGHTICALGDGAAWPVQGLIRHFRPEIEKRMQQHALHTKRASN